One Streptosporangiales bacterium genomic window carries:
- a CDS encoding transposase: MIRQDAAMPVSRFTALLGIPRRSYTRWQARARAAAAGP; the protein is encoded by the coding sequence ATTCGCCAAGACGCGGCGATGCCGGTCTCGAGATTCACGGCCTTGCTCGGCATCCCGCGCCGCTCCTACACCCGGTGGCAGGCGCGTGCCCGCGCCGCCGCGGCGGGCCCGTT